From the Clarias gariepinus isolate MV-2021 ecotype Netherlands chromosome 3, CGAR_prim_01v2, whole genome shotgun sequence genome, one window contains:
- the gnrhr1 gene encoding gonadotropin-releasing hormone II receptor, whose protein sequence is MSGNTTLLLSNPTNVLDNSSVLNVSVSPPVLKWETPTFTTAARFRVAATLVLFVFAAASNLSVLLSVTRGRGRRLASHLRPLIASLASADLVMTFVVMPLDAVWNVTVQWYAGDAMCKLMCFLKLFAMHSAAFILVVVSLDRHHAILHPLDTLDAGRRNRRMLLTAWILSLLLASPQLFIFRAIKAKGVDFVQCATHGSFQQHWQETAYNMFHFVTLYVFPLLVMSLCYTRILVEINRQMHRSKDKAGEPCLRRSGTDMIPKARMKTLKMTIIIVASFVICWTPYYLLGIWYWFQPQMLHVIPDYVHHVFFVFGNLNTCCDPVIYGFFTPSFRADLSRCFCWRNQNASAKSLPHFSGHRREVSGEAESDLGSGDQPSGQ, encoded by the exons ATGTCAGGAAACACAACACTTCTACTTTCCAACCCGACAAACGTCTTGGACAATTCTTCCGTGCTGAATGTCTCTGTCTCACCACCCGTGCTCAAATGGGAGACCCCGACCTTCACCACGGCTGCTCGATTCCGTGTTGCGGCCACCCTGGTGCTCTTCGTATTTGCTGCCGCGAGTAACCTGTCCGTGCTGCTCAGTGTAACACGGGGTCGAGGCAGGCGCTTGGCCTCACACCTGCGCCCGCTCATTGCCAGCCTGGCCTCGGCTGACCTGGTCATGACTTTTGTGGTGATGCCACTGGATGCGGTGTGGAATGTGACAGTGCAGTGGTATGCTGGAGACGCCATGTGCAAGCTGATGTGCTTTCTGAAGCTGTTTGCCATGCACTCGGCCGCATTCATTCTAGTGGTTGTGAGCCTGGACAGACACCACGCCATCCTGCACCCGTTAGACACCCTGGACGCAGGACGCAGGAACAGGAGGATGCTGCTGACTGCATGGATACTCAGCCTACTCCTTGCTTCCCCACAG TTGTTCATTTTCCGGGCAATTAAGGCCAAAGGTGTCGACTTTGTCCAGTGCGCTACACACGGCAGCTTTCAACAGCACTGGCAGGAAACGGCATACAACATGTTTCACTTTGTCACGCTTTATGTGTTCCCTCTGCTCGTCATGAGTTTGTGCTATACACGTATCCTGGTTGAAATCAACCGCCAAATGCACAGGAGTAAGGACAAAG CAGGAGAGCCTTGCCTGAGACGCAGTGGAACGGATATGATCCCCAAAGCCCGTATGAAGACCCTGAAAATGACCATAATTATTGTCGCCTCATTTGTCATTTGCTGGACGCCGTATTACCTCCTCGGAATCTGGTATTGGTTCCAACCACAGATGCTGCATGTGATCCCTGATTATGTCCATCATGTCTTCTTTGTTTTCGGGAACCTCAACACATGTTGCGACCCAGTAATATACGGCTTCTTTACGCCATCGTTCCGTGCCGACTTGTCCAGATGTTTCTGTTGGAGGAACCAAAATGCTTCAGCCAAATCTCTGCCACACTTCTCTGGTCATAGGAGGGAGGTTAGTGGGGAAGCAGAGTCAGACTTGGGCAGTGGTGACCAACCCAGTGGACAGTAA